DNA from Spirochaetota bacterium:
GTCTGTTTTTGATGGGGAAATGTGGATAATGTGGATAACTTTGTGGATAAATTGACAAATTTCCCCATCTTACCATTTTTTTATTGCATAATTTCTTGTTCTTTTTAGGTTCAACTCGATCAGTACCGATGATAAAAGTAATGAGCTTTTTTCCGGGCTGAGCCGGTATTTGCCGCATCAACGGCTTAACAGGAGTAACGCATATGGATTACAAGTTTTATTCGGTTGAGAAAAAGCCCCCGTTGGCATGGGTTTATTTGAACAGGCCCGAAAAAAAGAACGCCATGAACGCCCCGGCCTGGACCGAGCTCATCCCGATCATGAAGGATCTCGATGATGATGACCAGATCCGGGCCATAATCGTCGCCGGCAAAGGCACCATCTTCAGCGCCGGCATTGACCTCATGGGAATGATCCCCGAGCTGCCCGAGCTTGTCGACAAGGAGCAGAAAGGCGGCACCAAGCAGAATCTCTATAAGAAAATACTCCTCATGCAGGAGGGATTGTCCTGTATCGAAACATGCCGTAAACCGGTCATAGCCGCCGTCCATGGCAAGTGCATTGGCGCCGGGTTGGACCTCATCACGGCCTGCGATATACGGCTCTGTACCGAGGACGCGGAATTTTCCCTGCGCGAAGCGGCGGTGGGCATCGCGGCTGACATGGGGGTCCTCCAGCGCCTCTCCAATATCTGCGGGCAGGGCATCACCCGCGAAATGGCCTTTACCGCCAGGAATATCCAGGCCGGGCGCGCGAAGGAAATACACCTGGTCAATGAAGTATACGCGAACCAGGATGAGCTCATGAAGGCCGCGGAGCGGCTCGCGAAGGAGATTGCGGACAATTCCCCCGTCGCGGTGAAGGGAACGAAGATCGTGCTGAACCAGCTTGCGTCGGCCCAGGTGAAGGAGAACCTGGTATTCAATGCGATACTGAGCGCCGCCATAATCCCGAACAATGACCTGTTCGAGGCGGTTACCGCCTTCAGCCAGAAGCGGAAGCCCAACTTCAGCGGATCCTGATGAGCCGGACCATGGAGTGACACCCGGGCGTTCCTCCATGATAAAAAATTGTTGTAAATATAATAAAATATGCTACTAACGAATATAGAAAGCGCGCAACAGCCATGAAGGTAAAAATCAAACAATACCACGGGAAGTTCCGCCTCAAGTTTTTTGAGAAGTACTACCTCTTGCGAAAGAAGTTCTTGAAATTCTGGGACAGCTTCGTTGAGAAGGGTCATGAGAAAATGACCGTCATGTTCATCCCCCACAACGAGCGGAAGATATTCAATTTCCAGATTTCGAAGTTCACCATATCGTTTTTTTTCCTCCTCTTCCTGGTCGTCCTGGTGACCTCGTCCTATGCCGTGATCAGGCACGCGGCGGTGAAGCGT
Protein-coding regions in this window:
- a CDS encoding crotonase/enoyl-CoA hydratase family protein: MDYKFYSVEKKPPLAWVYLNRPEKKNAMNAPAWTELIPIMKDLDDDDQIRAIIVAGKGTIFSAGIDLMGMIPELPELVDKEQKGGTKQNLYKKILLMQEGLSCIETCRKPVIAAVHGKCIGAGLDLITACDIRLCTEDAEFSLREAAVGIAADMGVLQRLSNICGQGITREMAFTARNIQAGRAKEIHLVNEVYANQDELMKAAERLAKEIADNSPVAVKGTKIVLNQLASAQVKENLVFNAILSAAIIPNNDLFEAVTAFSQKRKPNFSGS